The Arthrobacter sp. D5-1 genome segment CCTCAAGCGGCCATTCGCCCAGGCGTTCGCGGAATACCTGCCGCCGGGCATCCTGGACCTGGTGCATCTTGTCCTCGCCCTTGTCCGTCAGGCGTATGGATTGTGCCCTTCCGTCCTGCGGGTCCGCTTCCTTGTAGACCAGGCCAATGCTCTCCAGGAAGGCGATCTGCCGGCTCACGGAGGGCTTGCCAACGCCTATGCACGTGGCGAGGTCGGTCAGCCTGATCGGACCTTCCCTCCGGATGACGGTCAGCAGCCCGTAGGCGGCCGGTTCCATGTCCGGGTGGACCTGGCGCGACAACTGATGGGAGATTGACCGGGCACGGCGCCAGAGCAGGCTCAGCTGGTGTTCCACCTGCTGGAGGGCGTCGTCTACGGCGTCGCCTGGCACGGCCTGACCGGGCGTGCTCTGGAGAGGATTGCTCATGGCAACCATTCTAGAGTCCGGCTCCGTGAGAGACTCTATCCGTGAGGGCAAGTGACTTTTGGCGATTGATGGACGATGAGTTCGGGGCAGGCTATTCCCGTGTCCTCGCCGGCTCCTTGGTACTCGCAGGCGTGGGCGGGCGGACTGCCGTTGAGGCACTGGCCTCCGGATACCATCCCCGCGAGGTGTGGTTGGCTGTATGCGAAGTCCAGGATGTTCCGGCCGAACGCAGGCTGGGGCGGGACATTAAACCGGCCTCCAGCTGAGGTCCGCGCCGCTGCCTCGACAGCAGACACGCCGGTCCATTGTTCGAATATCTGTTCGGATGGGGATATGCTCCTGTGAGAGGAAAATTGATCCCGAAGGCCGCATTTCCGAGCATCCGGATTACCCGGTTGTCCACATAGCCGGATTCGGCTCATAAAAATGTCAGCACGTCGTAATAGCGTCTGACATGACAGGAAAGCGGCTCTTAGGGCCACTCCACAGCGAGAAAGCATCAGAGGTGTGAACCATGGCGGCAACCCCGGATCGTGAAAAGGCGCTTGAAGCAGCGCTTGCCCAGATCGACAAGCAGTTCGGCAAAGGATCCATCATGCGCCTGGGTGATGACACCCGGGCTCCCATCGAGGTCATCCCTACCGGCTCCATTGCCTTGGACATCGCCCTTGGCATTGGCGGGCTGCCCCGTGGCCGTGTAGTGGAAATCTACGGACCGGAATCCTCGGGTAAGACAACCGTTGCGCTGCATGCGGTTGCCAGCGCCCAGCGCGCCGGCGGCATTGCGGCGTTCATCGACGCTGAGCACGCTCTGGACCCGGACTACGCGGCAAAGCTCGGAGTGGATACGGATGCACTCTTGGTCTCGCAGCCGGATACCGGGGAGCAGGCTTTGGAGATCATGGACATGTTGGTGGGTTCCGGCTCCCTGGACATCGTCGTCATCGACTCCGTGGCCGCGCTGGTACCCCGTGCTGAAATCGAAGGCGAAATGGGCGACTCCCACGTGGGTCTGCAGGCCCGCCTGATGAGCCAGGCCCTGCGTAAGATCACCGGCAGGCTCAGCCAGACCAAGACCACAGCCATCTTCATCAACCAGCTGCGTGAGAAGATCGGCGTCTTCTTCGGTTCCCCGGAAACCACCACCGGTGGTAAGGCCCTGAAGTTCTACGCTTCGGTGCGCATCGATGTCCGTCGTATCCAGACCTTGAAGGAAGGTGCGGACTCCGTAGGTAACCGCACCAAGGCCAAGATCGTCAAGAACAAGATGGCACCGCCCTTCAAGATTGCTGAGTTCGACATTATTTACGGCCAGGGCATCTCCCGTGAGGGCGGCATCATTGATATGGGTGTCGAGCACGGCATCATCAAGAAATCGGGCTCGTGGTTCACCTATGATGGCGATCAGCTGGGCCAAGGCATGGAGAACTCGCGGCGTTTCCTCCGGGATAACCCTGAGCTCGCCCAGGAGCTGGAGCGCCTGATCAAGGAAAAGCTTGGCGTTGGCGTCAAGCCGGAGGAAGACTCCCCAAAGCTGAAGGCCGTTGACGGTTAGGAGAGGGCCGGATCCGGAGTCGTCCGTATCCGCCGATCCCGAGCCTGATCCCGAGTCCGTGGCGCGTGCCATCGTCCTGAGGCAGCTGACGATGGCGCCGCGGAGCCGGCTCCAGCTGTCCCGCAAGCTCGCGGAACGCAACGTGCCCGAGGATGTGGCCGAGGCCGTCCTGGACCGGTTTGAAGAGGTTCAGCTGATTGATGATGCTGAGTTCGCGAGAATGTGGGTCCGCAGCCGTTCGCAGAGCAAGAAGCTCGCCAAAGGCGCACTTCGTCGCGAACTGACGGAGAAGGGCATTGAGCTGGACGCAGCCGAAGATGCCCTGTCACAGCTCAGTGATCAGGATGAAGAGTTGGCTGCCCGTGAGCTTGTTCAACGCAAGCTGCGTCCCGGCGTCGATCTGGCTGATCGCGCGGAACGGGACAAGTACACCCGGCGTCTGGCGTCGATGCTGGCACGGAAGGGCTACGCCCCCTCCATGGCCTTCAGGATCGTCGGCGAGGTGCTGGCAGAAGCCGGTACCCTTGAGTAGTGAGTTTGACCATTCCTTCCCCAACAGTTCCCGCCACTCCTCCGGCTGAGCCCAGGACCTATCAGGTCCGCACGTTCGGCTGCCAGATGAACGTCCATGATTCAGAGCGCATGGCGGGACTCCTGGAGGACGCAGGTTACGTGCCTGCGGACGGTGAACTGGCTGACGTGGTGGTCTTCAACACCTGCGCTGTTCGGGAGAATGCGGACAACAAGCTCTACGGCAATCTCGGCCAACTCCGGCAGGTCAAGGCAGCGAACCCCGGCATGCAGATAGCTGTAGGTGGCTGCCTGGCCCAGAAGGACCGCGAAACCATCGTCAAGAAGGCGCCGTGGGTTGACGCCGTGTTTGGTACCCATAATGTTGGCGCCCTGCCGGCGCTGCTGGACCGTGCCCGGCACAACAATGAAGCACAACTTGAGATCCTCGAGTCTTTGGATGTCTTCCCGTCAACTCTTCCCACTAAACGGGATTCTGTTTATGCGGGGTGGGTTTCCATCTCCGTGGGCTGCAACAACACCTGCACGTTCTGCATTGTGCCTTCGCTCCGCGGCAAGGAAAAGGACCGACGCCCCGGAGAAATCCTCGCCGAGATCCAAGCCCTCGTGGATGATGGCGCTGTTGAAGTGACTCTCCTCGGCCAGAACGTCAACTCGTACGGCGTGGAGTTCGGGGATCGTCAGGCTTTCTCCAAACTCCTTCGGGCGTGCGGTGAAATCGAGGGCTTGGAGCGCGTCCGCTTCACCAGCCCGCACCCCGCAGCCTTTACCGATGACGTCATCGAGGCCATGGCTGAGACGCCCAACATCATGCCGCAATTGCACATGCCCTTGCAGTCCGGCTCAGACAAAATCCTCAAAGACATGCGGCGTTCCTACCGATCCAGCCGGTTCCTCGGAATTTTGGACAAGGTTCGCGATCGGATTCCCAACGCAGCCATCACCACGGACATTATTGTCGGGTTCCCAGACGAAACTGAAGAGGATTTCCAGGCGACCCTGGATGTCGTGGAGAAGTCCCGTTTCGCCTCAGCCTTCACCTTCCAATACTCCAAACGGCCCGGCACGCCGGCCGCCGAGTTGCCTGACCAGCTTCCGAAAGCGGTGGTGCAGGAGCGTTTCGAAAGGCTGACAGCCCTCCAGGACCGCATTGCCGCTGAGGAGAACGCCAAACAGCTGGGCAGGACGGTTGAAGTGCTGGTGACGGCCCAGTCAGGGCGTAAAGCCGAGGAAACCCACCGCTTATCCGGTCGGTCCAAGGATCAGCGCCTGGTGCACTTCTCCGTGCCGTCCGGCGCAGATACTCCCCGTCCCGGTGACTTTGTGACGGTCACCATCACGGAGGCTGCTGCTTTCCACCTTGTGGCGGATCCGGCCACCGCTGGCGACTATGTGCTGCGCCGGTCCCGTGCCGGCGATGCCTGGGATCGTTCCCAAGCTGAGTCCTGCGGCGTCCCTGCTCCGGGTTCGGGCTCGACCAAGGCCGGGGTGTCCCTGGGCATGCCGTCCTTGCCGGCTCGCCGCGCCTGACGTCGGACCAGGAACCCTGTGCCTACCTACACCAAGGACGCTTCCCTGCCCGTCATTGCAGTGGTTGGCCCCACTGGTTCCGGCAAGTCGGACCTGGGTGTCAACCTTGCCCTCGCCCTGAACGGTGAGGTCATCAACGCGGATGCCCTGCAGTTCTATCGCGGGATGGACATCGGAACAGCCAAGATCAGCGAGGAAGAGCGCAAGGGCGTTCCCCATCACTTGCTGGACACCATGGATGTCACCCAGGAGGCAAGTGTTGCGGACTTCCAGGCGGACTGCCGTAGAGCCATTGGGGAAATCCGTTCACGCGGAAAACGCCCTATCCTGGTGGGGGGATCCGGTCTGTACGTCCGCGCCGCGCTGGACGTCCTGGAGTTCCCCGGCACCGACCCAGTCATCCGTAAGGCCCTGGAAGAAGAGTATGACGCGCACGGCCTCGCGCCGCTGCGAACCCGTCTTGAGTACGTCGATCCCGTGTCGGCAGCCCGTGTAGGTGACGCGCGGCGGGTGATCCGGGCCCTTGAAGTGCACCAGCTCACCGGGCGGCCTTTCAGTTCGTTCATGCCGCAACGCGAGTACTTTCAGCCGGCAGTGCAGATCGGGCTGTCAGTGGACCGTGAGGTGCTGAGGGAACGGTTGGCCCTGAGGGTCCATCGGATGGTGGAGGCTGGTCTGCTTGAGGAGGTTGAACGGCTTGATGCTGCGGGGCTCAGGGAGGGCAAGACCGCGTCCCGTGCCTTGGGGTACGCGCAGTTCCTGAGGGTCCTGGACCGTCAAGCCGATGTTGCTGCCGCGTCAGAGGAAACCATCGTGGCTACCAGGCAGTTCGCCAGGCGTCAGCTCACCTGGTTCAGGGCTGACCCCCGGATCACCTGGCTTGACTGGCAGGATACCGACCTCGTGGCCAAGGCCGTCGCCACCGCTTCGAGCCGGCCGGCCTGATTTCTGGCCAAACCAGCGTGGAAGGTAGCCTAGTGGCATGGATGAAACCCCTGCAGTTCCCGCCCAGCAGTCCACAGCTGCCGGTGCTACCGTGACCGCCTCAAGCCTTGCTGGGCTGACGTTTTCCAAGGGCCATGGAACGGGCAACGACTTCGTCCTGATTGCCGACCCCGGCGATGCCCACGAGATCACCCCGGAGCAGGTTGCCCAATTATGCGACCGCCATGTAGGCATTGGAGGAGACGGTCTTATCCGCGCTGTCCCGTCGCGGTTCCTTCCGGAGGGTCGGGACCTTCTGGAGCAGGACCCGGACGCCGAGTGGTTCATGGATTACCGCAACGGCGATGGTTCCCTCTCGGAGATGTGCGGTAACGGCGTCCGCGTCTTCGTGCACTTCTTGATTGCGGAAAAACTGGTGGATCTTGGCCCGGGCGAAACCCTGACCATCGGCACCCGTGGCGGGGTCAAGAAAGTGGTCCGTACGGCCAACGGGTATGCCGTGGACATGGGCCCATGGGAGTTCATCTTCCCCAAGGAAGCCACCACCAAGGCAATGGACGCATTGGTCAGCGCTGACGGTCTGGAAGTAGCCCGTCCGGGCCTCTCAGTCAGCATGGGCAACCCCCACACTGTGGTTGCTTTGGCCGAACTCAAGGAGCTGTCGGCCACGCAATTGTTCAAGGCGCCGGTGGTCGATCCCAAGCCTGTCAACGGGACCAACGTTGAATTCGTTGTTCCGGCCGAACCGTTGGTTGAAGACGGCGTCGGCACCATCACCATGCGTGTCCATGAGCGCGGCGTGGGGGAGACCCAATCATGCGGCACAGGAGCCTGCGCGGCCGCCGTCGCCATCCGTCATTGGGCCGGCAACACCGCGCCGAACGATTGGCACGTTAAGGTGCCGGGCGGCGTCGTGGGTGTTAAGTTCTTCCCCGGTGCAGGTGGCCGCGAACATGTAGAGCTCAGCGGCCCGGCCGTGATCGTGGCTACTGGGACGCTTTCCTGACCCGGATGATCCTGAAGGACTTGGACGTGCTCTCCCGGCCCACCGTGTAGCTCTTGTCCAGCTCGCCGGCGAGCCACCGCTGGAGGGAGTCCGAGCCAAGGTTCTTTTGAACCACCAACCAGGCGTTTCCTCCCGGGGCCAGGCGCGGCAGCCACGTCAGCAGCAGGGTGTGCAGCTCGTCCTTGCCGATGCGGATAGGCGGGTTGGACCAGATGGTGTCGAACTCGACGGCGGCGTCTACCTCGTGCGGCAGGCTCGCCGTCACGTTGTCCAGACCCAGGGCAGCCGCGTTCTCATTGGTCAACGTGACACACCGCTCATTGACGTCCACGGCGTGCACCTTGGCGTGGGGGGCCATCAGCCCCAGCGTCAAGGCAATAGGACCCCAGCCGCAGCCGATGTCCAACAAGTTTCCCTGGGGTGAAGGCGGCGGAACTTCGGAGAAGAGTATGGCAGTGCCCTTGTCCACTCCGTCGGGACTGAAGATGCCGGAGGAGGTCTGCAAGTGGCGTGTGGCTCCAGCGAGTTCCACCGTGAGTGGCTTTCGGGTGAATGGTCCGGCCGGTTGGGCGGTGAAATAGTGTGCAGACTCCATAATTTGCCAGATTAGTTGGCTATCGGCGCCATGGGAAACTGCCCGCCCGAAGAGCTG includes the following:
- a CDS encoding MarR family transcriptional regulator, with the protein product MSNPLQSTPGQAVPGDAVDDALQQVEHQLSLLWRRARSISHQLSRQVHPDMEPAAYGLLTVIRREGPIRLTDLATCIGVGKPSVSRQIAFLESIGLVYKEADPQDGRAQSIRLTDKGEDKMHQVQDARRQVFRERLGEWPLEDVQTLADYMGRLNAIYGDGVLKDVTLREPDSAADPTKPADA
- a CDS encoding DUF3046 domain-containing protein, with amino-acid sequence MRASDFWRLMDDEFGAGYSRVLAGSLVLAGVGGRTAVEALASGYHPREVWLAVCEVQDVPAERRLGRDIKPASS
- the recA gene encoding recombinase RecA, giving the protein MAATPDREKALEAALAQIDKQFGKGSIMRLGDDTRAPIEVIPTGSIALDIALGIGGLPRGRVVEIYGPESSGKTTVALHAVASAQRAGGIAAFIDAEHALDPDYAAKLGVDTDALLVSQPDTGEQALEIMDMLVGSGSLDIVVIDSVAALVPRAEIEGEMGDSHVGLQARLMSQALRKITGRLSQTKTTAIFINQLREKIGVFFGSPETTTGGKALKFYASVRIDVRRIQTLKEGADSVGNRTKAKIVKNKMAPPFKIAEFDIIYGQGISREGGIIDMGVEHGIIKKSGSWFTYDGDQLGQGMENSRRFLRDNPELAQELERLIKEKLGVGVKPEEDSPKLKAVDG
- a CDS encoding regulatory protein RecX; this encodes MTVRRGPDPESSVSADPEPDPESVARAIVLRQLTMAPRSRLQLSRKLAERNVPEDVAEAVLDRFEEVQLIDDAEFARMWVRSRSQSKKLAKGALRRELTEKGIELDAAEDALSQLSDQDEELAARELVQRKLRPGVDLADRAERDKYTRRLASMLARKGYAPSMAFRIVGEVLAEAGTLE
- the miaB gene encoding tRNA (N6-isopentenyl adenosine(37)-C2)-methylthiotransferase MiaB is translated as MSLTIPSPTVPATPPAEPRTYQVRTFGCQMNVHDSERMAGLLEDAGYVPADGELADVVVFNTCAVRENADNKLYGNLGQLRQVKAANPGMQIAVGGCLAQKDRETIVKKAPWVDAVFGTHNVGALPALLDRARHNNEAQLEILESLDVFPSTLPTKRDSVYAGWVSISVGCNNTCTFCIVPSLRGKEKDRRPGEILAEIQALVDDGAVEVTLLGQNVNSYGVEFGDRQAFSKLLRACGEIEGLERVRFTSPHPAAFTDDVIEAMAETPNIMPQLHMPLQSGSDKILKDMRRSYRSSRFLGILDKVRDRIPNAAITTDIIVGFPDETEEDFQATLDVVEKSRFASAFTFQYSKRPGTPAAELPDQLPKAVVQERFERLTALQDRIAAEENAKQLGRTVEVLVTAQSGRKAEETHRLSGRSKDQRLVHFSVPSGADTPRPGDFVTVTITEAAAFHLVADPATAGDYVLRRSRAGDAWDRSQAESCGVPAPGSGSTKAGVSLGMPSLPARRA
- the miaA gene encoding tRNA (adenosine(37)-N6)-dimethylallyltransferase MiaA, with product MPTYTKDASLPVIAVVGPTGSGKSDLGVNLALALNGEVINADALQFYRGMDIGTAKISEEERKGVPHHLLDTMDVTQEASVADFQADCRRAIGEIRSRGKRPILVGGSGLYVRAALDVLEFPGTDPVIRKALEEEYDAHGLAPLRTRLEYVDPVSAARVGDARRVIRALEVHQLTGRPFSSFMPQREYFQPAVQIGLSVDREVLRERLALRVHRMVEAGLLEEVERLDAAGLREGKTASRALGYAQFLRVLDRQADVAAASEETIVATRQFARRQLTWFRADPRITWLDWQDTDLVAKAVATASSRPA
- the dapF gene encoding diaminopimelate epimerase, yielding MDETPAVPAQQSTAAGATVTASSLAGLTFSKGHGTGNDFVLIADPGDAHEITPEQVAQLCDRHVGIGGDGLIRAVPSRFLPEGRDLLEQDPDAEWFMDYRNGDGSLSEMCGNGVRVFVHFLIAEKLVDLGPGETLTIGTRGGVKKVVRTANGYAVDMGPWEFIFPKEATTKAMDALVSADGLEVARPGLSVSMGNPHTVVALAELKELSATQLFKAPVVDPKPVNGTNVEFVVPAEPLVEDGVGTITMRVHERGVGETQSCGTGACAAAVAIRHWAGNTAPNDWHVKVPGGVVGVKFFPGAGGREHVELSGPAVIVATGTLS
- a CDS encoding methyltransferase, with the translated sequence MESAHYFTAQPAGPFTRKPLTVELAGATRHLQTSSGIFSPDGVDKGTAILFSEVPPPSPQGNLLDIGCGWGPIALTLGLMAPHAKVHAVDVNERCVTLTNENAAALGLDNVTASLPHEVDAAVEFDTIWSNPPIRIGKDELHTLLLTWLPRLAPGGNAWLVVQKNLGSDSLQRWLAGELDKSYTVGRESTSKSFRIIRVRKASQ